ATGTCTTCGCGCGCCACCTGGCAACAACCGCCGACACGCTGGTGACGCCGATCAACGACAGCTTCATCGACTTCGACCTGATCGGACAGGTCGATCCCGAGACGTTCCAGGTCACCCGCCCCAGCTTCTATTCCGAACTCATCTGGGACACGCGAAAGGCGCGCGCCAAGAGCGACGGGCGGACGATCGACTGGATCATCCTCAGGAACCGCCTCCAGCATGTCGATGCACATAATATGCGCCGCGTCGGCGAGGCGCTGACCCAGTTGTCGCGCCGCGTCGGCTTTCGCGTCATCCCGGGGCTCGGCGAGCGCGTCATCTATCGCGAACTTTTCCCCGCCGGCCTCACCCTGCTCGACAAGGCGCATCTCGGCGGCATGGGTATCGGCCACGTCGTCGCGCGGCAGGAACTCCGCGAGGCGATGGGCGGACTGAACCTTCCGGCGCGCGAGCGGTTGCATCCGGACGGGGATTTGTTCGCCGCCGCCTGATCCCTTCTCTCCCCAAGAGGTTCAAGATGACGCACCAATTTCACCCGA
This genomic interval from Sphingopyxis chilensis contains the following:
- a CDS encoding division plane positioning ATPase MipZ, which translates into the protein MTTPAPHRIIFANEKGGTGKSTCAVHFAVALASQGWRVAGIDLDPRQRTFHRYLENRENTAKRREIALPTPRFEVFTGSTIEELDEQVARLSEDADYLIADTPGRDDVFARHLATTADTLVTPINDSFIDFDLIGQVDPETFQVTRPSFYSELIWDTRKARAKSDGRTIDWIILRNRLQHVDAHNMRRVGEALTQLSRRVGFRVIPGLGERVIYRELFPAGLTLLDKAHLGGMGIGHVVARQELREAMGGLNLPARERLHPDGDLFAAA